The sequence below is a genomic window from Sorangiineae bacterium MSr12523.
GCATGGGTCGATACGTAACAAGGTAAGGGCGTAATCGTATCTCGCGGAAAGGAAAAATCGACATGGCGAAGTTGCATTCGGCCTTCTTTGCTCTCTGTGTGGCACTTACCGCACCGACCGTCGCATTCGCCGCCGACGGCCCGGGCTCCCCCACCCCCGACAAGCAAAAAACCGCCGACGAGTGGGCAGACGAAGCATTCGCGCTGGTCGCGAAAGGCGAATATCCGAAAGCCATTGCGGCTTATCAGAGAGCTTATCAAATCTCGGCGGACGGCCGTAACCTCTACAACATCGCGAATATCTACGACCGCAAGCTTCACGAGCGAGAGGTCGCGGCCGACTATTACCGGCGCTACTTGCACCTTTCGCAAACGGAGCCGGACCTCACCAAAAGGGCCACCGAACGGCTCGCCGCGCTGAAGGAAGAGGAAGAGGCCATCCGCAAAAACGCCGCCGCCGCCCCGGCGAACGGATCGTCTTCGCAAGGCAGCTCCATCGTCATGACACCGGCGTCGCGAGCATCGGCATCGTCCGCCGAACGCCCCGATACCACGCGCTCCACCATGCAGATCGGCGGAATCATCGCCGGCGGAACCGGTCTTGCGCTGATTGGCGCGGGCGCCGTTTTCGGGATGATCGCGAAATCGAAGAACGACGACGCGTCGAAACTCTGCAATGGCAGCGCGTGCAACGACAAGGAGGCATTGAACCTGACCGACGACGCCCGCCGCGCCGCGACCATCTCCACCATTGGATTCGTGGCCGGAGGCGTCGCCGTGGCGGGCGGATTGCTCCTCTATTTCCTCGCACCGGACAACAAGCGGTCCGCCGCATTGCAGATCACACCCAAGGTCGGACCGCAAATGGCGGGCATTACGCTCGGGGGAGCTTGGCGATGAGACACATCACGTGGAGCATTGCAGCGCTTTCCTGCGCGTGCGGCTTGCTGGCCTGCGCGGACATCTTGGACATTCCATCCGACCGATACGTCTCGGCCTCCTCGGCGGACGGTGGTGATGCGGGGGACGCCCGGTGCACGGGCAATATCGAGGTGCGCATCATCATCGACGTGAGCGGTCCGACGAAGACGCTGGGCGCGCCGTACTTGGCCGGCGAGCAAGATTACTTCCGCGAGCTCAACGAAGGTGGCGGCATCAAGGGCTGCCATATCAACTTCGTATCCACGGATTACGGTTACAAAGCCGACAATGCGCGGCAGGTGTACGAAAGCTGGAAGGCCGACCCCACGTGGCCGCAGGTCGTCGCCGTTCTGGGCTACGGCACGCCGGACACGTTGGGTCTCGCCGACCAAGTCGCCGCCGACAAGAAGCCCCTGCTCGGCGGGCAGCACGCTTCACTCGCCTCGCCCGATGCGGTCAGCATCGACGTGACCGTGCCCGAGATCGGTCAGAATTTCGCGCGCAACACGCTGCGGACGCACTTTGCTACCAATGGATATCCGTACAACTTCTTCGCCTTCACGGATTATTCGACCGGCGCCCGCATTGCGATGTTCCACATCAAGACATTGGGCGGCAAACGGGTCGGCTTCTTCGTGTGCGACGATCCGTACTGCACGGGGCCTGCGCAGGCGGCCCGGGTTCACGCCGAAAGCCTCGGCCTCGACATCGGTCGCGTCCTCCCGCTGCAGCAGAGCGGGCAAGATCAAGCCGCGTACGATGCCGCGGTGCTGCAGTATTTCAAAGACGAGCAGGCGCACAAGAAGAACGACGACCCCAACTACAACATCGTCGATTGGGTGTGGGGCGGCAATACGACGACGACCAGCGTGCAAATGGCCATTGCCCTGTCTCGGATGAAGTCACAGCTCGCGGGAACGACGCCGGCCATTCCCAACGTGCAGCTCATTCTGAACAACAATGGCTTCAGCGAAGACATGTACACGATTTGTGGGACACCGTGCGTCGACGCCGTGCACGGCATCGTTCCTTATACGCCCTACGGCGACACGAGCCGAGGCTCGAGCGAAATGGGGAGGCTCACGGCGCTTCACGACAAGTGGCGGCAGATCGATTCGGCCCAATCGGGCGCGGCACCGGCCTCGTACAAAACCGTGCGCTACGTGCAGGGTTACATCAACGCGACCCTCTTCCGATTGGGGGTCGAGGCGGTGGTCAATCAGCGCAAACCGGTGACGGGCGAGAACTTGAGAGCTGCCCTGGAGACATTCCGCAACGTGGACATGGGCGGACTTACGGACCGATTGTCCTACAGCGAAAAGGACCATCGCCCGCAATCCACGGAGGCGATTTACAAAATCGGGACGGACGGCTCGCTGGTTCGCGAGCCGCCCGACCGAACTATTTCGCTCGAGAATTCTTGGCTAGGTTGGTGAGGTGATCGCCGGAGAGGATTGAACGGGAACACGGGAAGGCGGGAAGGATTTCTGATGATGAAATCCCAACGAACCTTCCCGTCTTCTTCTCATTTTTCTAATTGAAATAGTTCTTCACGGCGGTGTCGATGCGGGAGAGGAGCTCGTCGGTCAAAACGGCATCGTCTCCGCTCGAACCTGCACGCGCGGCCTGAATGGTCGCGCGCGCGTCGACGAGCGCGCTAAGGGCCGCCGTGACTTGCAGCTTCTTCAGAACGGCCACCGCCGTGCGACGCGTGGCGTACGAGCGAATCGAGTCCCCATTGACGAGGTTTGCCTTCAACTCGGCAATGATGAGCGGTGTGACCTGCGCGTCGTACGGCGGATCATTGAGAAATGCGCCGCTGTTGCGCGTGTCGCCGCGAAGCGTGGCCGGATCGAGGTAAAGCCGCGAGAAGAGAAGACTCGTGGCCTGATCGACGCGCGCGGCATACCCTGGAATGGTGGCCACTTTGGTGGCATCGGCGGGAACCTTGAGCGGCCCGAGGGCAACATTCCACGCTTGCAAGTGCTGCGCGGCCGTCCCACCTCGAATCCACTTGAGGAGCCGGTTCAGGATATTGCCCGGCGGTGCGGTCACGGCGCCGCTGAGGAAGCCATTCAACGCCGCATTGTAGCCGGGCGTCGCGTCGTCCGTGAGCGGGTTCGCGCCAAAGTCGAACCGCGAGCATTCGGGATCGACGAGCACGTCGGGATCCGTGCAAAACGCCTGCGTGGGAGCTTCGTTCGAAAGGCCATACAGGTATTTGATGACCGCGTAATCGTAGGGCTTCGGCGTGCCGAGGCGCGCCCGATCCTGCGTCAGGTTGTAGTCCATCACGGTGGACGAGAGGGGCTCGAGCGAGCCTTTGAAATTGTGACGCAGGCCCAAGGTGTGGCCAATCTCGTGCGAAATCACGTGCGAGATGTACGCCTCGAATTTCTGCTTCTTGGTGAGCGGCGGCAACGCACCCGCCGCTGCCTCGGCCTCCTGCAGCTCGGCGACCGTCGGGGCCCAGAGCACGCACGACGGATCGCTGCGGAAATCGCCCCAGGTGAGCCCGGGGATCGGCGCATGCGCGGGCGGCGTGAGGTTCAGCACCGAATCCAGCTTCGGGGCGAGCGGCCCCGGTGCGGGCGGATCGTCGAAGAATGCACTGAGAGAGGTCAGCCAAACGCCGTTGAAATACACGCTGGCACCGCGAATTTCGCCCGTGTTCGGATTGGAGCGCCAATCGGCAAAGGCAAAACCGTAGGTCGGGTCTGCGTCGAAGACGAGGTAATTCTTGTCGTCGTCGGCAAACGAATCGTCCGGGCTGGCCACCTTGGCCTCGAGCGCCTTGAAGCCGAACACCTCGTTCCATCCCTCGACACCGCGTTTGACCGCGCCCAGAACGTCGTACGGCGCGTAAGCCGGATCATCCTTCAACTTGAGGAAGTGGTTCGACAGCAGCCACGTGATCGGTTTTCCGCCGGGGTGAATGTTCCATTTCACCGGGGTTTGCGAGGTCGTCCCCGTATTTTTGACGGAGTGCCGATCGCTGCGGAAATAGAATTCCTTCGCGGGGAGTGCCGAGGCCACGTAGTCCGAGCTCTCGTGGTAGCGGCGGATGGAGAGGCCCAAGGTGCCCGACGCCTTGAAACGATTTGATTCGAGCCCGCCGGAGGCGTTGAGCGCCGCGTCGTTGCTGAAGCCCGTGAACACCTCTTCGAAGGTGACGCCATCCGAAAGCTTGCGGAACTTCTGCAAAAACGCCAAATCGATCTGGAAATGCGAGGGTTGCGAGCCATACGCAAACGCGTCCGATAGCGCGCCAAATCGGTTCAATCCCGCAGCGGGATCGAAAAGGATGTAGTTGTTCGACCCCGCGAGCTCGTCGAAATGATTCGACTTCACGATGGGATACGCTTCGATGATGAGCGATGGGTCGAACGTATCGCTGGTGGCGTAGTTGTTCGATGCGTCAAAGACGAAAAGCTTCCCGTTTTGCTCGCGAAACGTGACCACACGTACACCGAGTGACGCGGCGGCGAACGCACCGACGGTGCCGGGGAAGTAATCTTTGACGTACGCGGTCAGGAAATACCGCTGTCCGAGCTCTTTGCGGTTGATGGCCACGTAAAAAGAACGTGGTGTGTCGGTGCTCGGAACCGACTGCGTCATAAGTCCTTGTGCGGCCGCAGGCAGCGGCCGATCAATGGCAACGAACGCGTCGCCATTGGAAAGCTCGTTGGCTTCTACCGACGAGGAATCGGTCGTTTGCGCGCAACCTGCGGCGACGACGACGGCTGGCGCTACGAGCGCCAGAGACAGATGGACCCCACGGAACGTTCGAGCGAGCGACATCGCGAACACCCTCCACTCCCCCCAGGGTGGTGCGAATTACCTCTACGCGAACGTTCCTGCAAGTTAAAGTTCAACAAAATGAACAAGTGTCTGTTTTAGTGAAGTCTCTTTGGAGCCATGCTAGTTCGTTAGTGCGGCAACGAACGGCGTCTTAGCAAACTCATTTCATTTTAAGTGGAGGGGGGCAAAGGCGGTGGGCGCAGTGGCACGGGAGATGACTGCACGATCGATGTTGTGGTTTGGCCATGGGCCAGAAACCGGTCGAGGATACGGTCCAGGTTCTCCAACGCATCGATGTGGATCTTCATAATGAAGCAGTCCTCGCCGGTGATGCGGTGGCATTCGACGACCTGCGGCATCGACCGTGCAAGCTCCGCCACCTTGGGGAGCTTGCCCGGGGCAGGCCTCACACGCACGTAGATGGTAATGGGCAGTCCCAAGGCGGCCGGGTCGAGCTCCAGGCGGTAGCCTTTGATGATCCCTGCCTCCTCCAAGCGCTGAACGCGCTCCTTGACCGCCGGGGCGGACATCCCCACGCGCCGGGCCAGCTCGGAAACGGACATGCGCGGGTCGTCCTGCAGGAGCCGGAGAAGCTCCGCGTTGCAGGGATCGCGGACCAGATTCATGGTCTTTAGGCTCAATCGCATTTCTCCTTTCAAAACAAAGGCAAAATCGCCCGTTTACCTTTGAAGCATGATAGCGCGATCGGCATGCATGCACCAATCTGCATGCCGTGACCCGCAGACGCATTCCACCGCATGCCTTTTTCCTGTGCAGCGCGCTGTTTCATTATTTGGGGCCCGCGTTTGCCGTTCTCCTGTTTGCCCAGATTCGTCCGCTGGGCGTGGCATGGCTGCGCATTGCCACCGCGGGTGCGATCTTCGCGGTGTGGCGGCGGCCCTGGCGTTACGTGAATACGACCATCGTGGCGCTGGGCGTCGTTCTAGCGGCGATGAACGTGTGCTTCTATCTGGCCATCGCAAGGCTTCCCTTGGGGACGGTGGGCGCCATCGAGTTTCTCGGTCCCATTGCGCTGGCGGCCGCCGGGGCGCGGACGCGGCGCAACCTTCTGGCCCTCGCGCTGGCCACGGCGGGCGTGTATGCACTGACGCGCGTTCGGCTCGCGGGAGATCCCCTCGCCTACGTGTTTGCCTTCGCGAACTGCGCGCTCTTCGTGCTGTACGTGGTGCTCGGGCATCGCATCGCGGCGCGCAGCGGGATCGATCGGCTCGGGGCGGCGATGCTCGTGGCCATGTTGGTCGCATTGCCCGTGGGGATTCGCGATGCGATGCCTGCCTTTCGCAGTCCCATGTTGCTGGGCGCGGCCGTGGGTGTGGGCATTTCGTCCTCGGTCATTCCCTACGTGTGCGACCAATTGGCCATGGCCCGGCTTCCGCGGTCCACGTTTGCGCTGCTGCTCTCGTTGCTTCCTGCGACGGCCACGGTGGTTGGGCTGCTCGCATTGCGGCAGGTACCGACGTCGACGGACTTGGGTGGGGTGGCATTGATCATCGCCGGCGTGGCCCTACATCAGTCCCGTCCCCGCGAACAGGAGAATGCATGCAATACGCACGAATTGGAACATCCGGCCTGAAGGTATCGCGTATCGCGCTCGGCATGATGAGTTACGGCACGAAGCGCTCACGGGCATGGCATCTCGAGCTCGACGAGGCCGAGCCCCTCGTGCGTCGGGCCGTGGAGGCGGGGGTGACGTTCTTCGACACCGCGGACATGTATTCCGACGGAGCCAGCGAGGAGATCACGGGGCGGCTTCTGGGCAAGCTCTTTCCACGTCGTGACGATTACGTCCTGGCGAGCAAAGTCTATTACCCGATGGGCTCGGGGCCGAACGACCGCGGGCTATCGCGAAAACACATTTTGTCGAGCATCGATGCGTCGCTACGACGGCTGGGCACCGACTACGTCGATCTGTATCAAATCCATCGCTGGGATTACGAAACGCCCATCGAGGAGACCATGGAGGCGTTGCACGATGTGGTCCGTGCGGGCAAAGCCCGGTACATCGGTGCATCGAGCATGTACGCGTGGCAATTCGCCAAAGCGCAATACACCGCCGACGCGCGAGGATGGACGCGGTTCGTGTCGATGCAGAACCATTACAATTTGGTCTATCGGGAGGAGGAGCGGGAGATGCTGCCATTCTGCATCGATCAGGGGGTGGGCGCCCTTCCCTGGAGTCCGCTCGCGCGCGGGCTGCTGGCAGGCGCGCGCTCCCGGAGCGGTGAGCTGAAAACGGTTCGCGCGGGCAACGATCCTTATGCCAATGAGCTGTACACCGAGGCGGACTTCGATGTGGTGGAGGCGTTGTCCCGCGTCGCCGCGCAGCGAAACGTTCCGCCGGCGCGCATCGCGCTGGCGTGGCTACTCGGAAAGCGTGGAGTGTGTGCGCCCATCGTGGGGGCGACCAAAATGCACCATGTCGACGACGCCATTGCGGCCGTGGAGCTCGCATTGACGCAGGACGAAATCGCCCAGTTGGAGGCACCCTATCGGCCGCATACGGTCCGCGGTCATTCCTGAGCCATTCCTTCGAGCACGCATCGTGCAATGCACTTTGCGAATGACGGAAATCCGAAAGGGACAGGCTCCGCCCAAGCTCGAGCGCGCCGAATTCCGGCGCCGCTTTCGTGCAAAATTCGCTGATCCCGAGTTCGAAGCGGCCCGTTCGAGTATCGACACACTGGAAGAAATCGCCTGGCGGGCCTATCGAGGCAGTCGAAAATCTCCCCGTACGCGGGTGGCGGGCCCGGGGTATGCCGATCCAACGTACGAGCTTTCCGTCGACTGGCTCGAGGCCAAAGCTCGCATCGAAGCGGCCGCGGAGAAGCATCGCGATCCGAAGAGCGCTTCCCGCGTCTTGGTGATCTGCGGGGCCTCGCGAAACGATGGCACCTGCCCAAGTGAAGTTTCGAAGACATGGCGCCTCGTGAAGGCAGTCGAGGCGAAGATCGCCGCGGAAAGCGACTTCGAGGTGGACGTTCTCGACCTATCCCTACTTGCCTCGGAGTATGGACGTACGATTCATCCTTGCAAAGCATGCGTGTCGACGGCGATGCCGCTCTGCCACTGGCCTTGCTCTTGTTATCCCAACTACGGGCTGGGCCAGGTTGGCGATTGGATGAACGAAATTTACGAGCGATGGACGCGCGCCCACGGTGTCCTTCTCGTCACCCCCGTGTACTGGTATCAGGTTCCATCCGGACTCAAGTCGATGCTCGATCGGCTCGTCTGCGCCGACGGAGGGAATCCCGATCCCACGTTGACCGGCGGCAAAGATCCAAAGAAGGCAAAAGCGGTGGAGCTCGATGGTTGGGACTATCCGCAACACCTCGCCGGACGCGTCTTCGGGGTGGTCGTCCATGGCGATGTCGCAGGAACGGAGAATGTCCGGCGCGCCCTCTCCGATTGGCTCACGTGGATGGGCCTCGTGGAGGCAGGCAAGCACGCCACGCTCGACCGATATATTGGATATTACGAACCGTATGCCACCAGCCACGATGCACTCGACCGAGATACGGCGCTCATGCTGGAAGTGGAAAACGCCGCGATGACCGTTGCCGCCGCGGTTCGTCTGTTGCGGGCAGGAAAAATCGAACGACCTGGAGCGTCGCTGAGACGCCCCAGGCCAAAGTGATCACACGTCGTATTTTTGCGTCAGCTTCGTGAGCTCGCCAAACATGCTGCCCGCGCCGTCGAAGGTGACATCGCGATTCGCGGCAGCGTTCGTGAAAAGCTGCTTGGTGAAGGCGTACGTCGCGAGCATGGGCCCAGCCCCAAGGCTCACGCGTCGTACGCCGAGGGCACGCAGCGACTCCACGGGGGCGAGCCGGTCGCCGACCCCGCCCCACACATTGAGCGGGCCTTGGATGCCTTTGACCAGGGCACCAATGGTGTCCGTGTCGACCGGCCCGGGAACGAATACGCAACGTGCGCCCGCCTCCAAGTAGGCATTTCCGCGCCGGATGGCCTCCGCGACGCGCTCCTCGGCGGAACCGGTGCCGACGAAGAAGGTGTCGATGCGCGCATTGAGTACGAAGTTGGCGAGACCGGCATCCCGTGCCGCACGGACGCCGGCGCGGAGACGCGCCACGGCGGACCCCAATTCGAACAACGCACCTTTGCGTGGATCGGTGTCTTCGATGTTGCACCCCACGATGCCGGCGTCGATGGCTGCCCGAATCGAAGCCGCCACGTCCTCGGGCTCGGGGCCATAGCCGGCCTCGAGATCGGCCGTGACCGCAACCGGCAACCGGCGCGCGATGCTGCCCGCGACCTCGAGCATGCGGGTGCGGCCAATGCGCTCGCCGTCGGGAAAACCGTGCGCCAGCGCCACACCCGCGGAGGTCGTCGCCACCGCGCCAAATCCAGCTTCGCACGCCAGCAGGGCGCTCGGGGTGTCCCAGGCATTGGGCAAGATGAAGCATCCCGCGTCGTGCATCCGTGAGAATTTCGCTGCCTTTTCGTCCATCGAGGGCCGGATCATCGCGTTCTCCTTTGGTCTACCGCCATCGTAGGGATGCTCCCCGGTCCCGACTTGGAAGATATTGCTATCGCGCCCCCGGGCCTCGACGCGGAGCCTGCCAGCCTCTAAGCGTTGGACGATGCCGGTTTCGAGTCGAGAATTCGAGAGAGAAGGGGCCGTGCGCGTCTCCGGCTACCGATGTGGCGCACACCGGGGCGATCCACCCGAGGCGGAGCAATTCGAAAAGCCGGTGATTTCCATCGTGCAGTCCGGAGTATTCGGATTTCGAAGCGAGGGCCGCACGCAATTGCTCACGCGCGGGTTTCTCCTTCT
It includes:
- a CDS encoding ABC transporter substrate-binding protein; translated protein: MRHITWSIAALSCACGLLACADILDIPSDRYVSASSADGGDAGDARCTGNIEVRIIIDVSGPTKTLGAPYLAGEQDYFRELNEGGGIKGCHINFVSTDYGYKADNARQVYESWKADPTWPQVVAVLGYGTPDTLGLADQVAADKKPLLGGQHASLASPDAVSIDVTVPEIGQNFARNTLRTHFATNGYPYNFFAFTDYSTGARIAMFHIKTLGGKRVGFFVCDDPYCTGPAQAARVHAESLGLDIGRVLPLQQSGQDQAAYDAAVLQYFKDEQAHKKNDDPNYNIVDWVWGGNTTTTSVQMAIALSRMKSQLAGTTPAIPNVQLILNNNGFSEDMYTICGTPCVDAVHGIVPYTPYGDTSRGSSEMGRLTALHDKWRQIDSAQSGAAPASYKTVRYVQGYINATLFRLGVEAVVNQRKPVTGENLRAALETFRNVDMGGLTDRLSYSEKDHRPQSTEAIYKIGTDGSLVREPPDRTISLENSWLGW
- a CDS encoding zinc-dependent metalloprotease gives rise to the protein MSLARTFRGVHLSLALVAPAVVVAAGCAQTTDSSSVEANELSNGDAFVAIDRPLPAAAQGLMTQSVPSTDTPRSFYVAINRKELGQRYFLTAYVKDYFPGTVGAFAAASLGVRVVTFREQNGKLFVFDASNNYATSDTFDPSLIIEAYPIVKSNHFDELAGSNNYILFDPAAGLNRFGALSDAFAYGSQPSHFQIDLAFLQKFRKLSDGVTFEEVFTGFSNDAALNASGGLESNRFKASGTLGLSIRRYHESSDYVASALPAKEFYFRSDRHSVKNTGTTSQTPVKWNIHPGGKPITWLLSNHFLKLKDDPAYAPYDVLGAVKRGVEGWNEVFGFKALEAKVASPDDSFADDDKNYLVFDADPTYGFAFADWRSNPNTGEIRGASVYFNGVWLTSLSAFFDDPPAPGPLAPKLDSVLNLTPPAHAPIPGLTWGDFRSDPSCVLWAPTVAELQEAEAAAGALPPLTKKQKFEAYISHVISHEIGHTLGLRHNFKGSLEPLSSTVMDYNLTQDRARLGTPKPYDYAVIKYLYGLSNEAPTQAFCTDPDVLVDPECSRFDFGANPLTDDATPGYNAALNGFLSGAVTAPPGNILNRLLKWIRGGTAAQHLQAWNVALGPLKVPADATKVATIPGYAARVDQATSLLFSRLYLDPATLRGDTRNSGAFLNDPPYDAQVTPLIIAELKANLVNGDSIRSYATRRTAVAVLKKLQVTAALSALVDARATIQAARAGSSGDDAVLTDELLSRIDTAVKNYFN
- a CDS encoding Lrp/AsnC family transcriptional regulator, whose product is MSLKTMNLVRDPCNAELLRLLQDDPRMSVSELARRVGMSAPAVKERVQRLEEAGIIKGYRLELDPAALGLPITIYVRVRPAPGKLPKVAELARSMPQVVECHRITGEDCFIMKIHIDALENLDRILDRFLAHGQTTTSIVQSSPVPLRPPPLPPST
- a CDS encoding EamA family transporter, which translates into the protein MTRRRIPPHAFFLCSALFHYLGPAFAVLLFAQIRPLGVAWLRIATAGAIFAVWRRPWRYVNTTIVALGVVLAAMNVCFYLAIARLPLGTVGAIEFLGPIALAAAGARTRRNLLALALATAGVYALTRVRLAGDPLAYVFAFANCALFVLYVVLGHRIAARSGIDRLGAAMLVAMLVALPVGIRDAMPAFRSPMLLGAAVGVGISSSVIPYVCDQLAMARLPRSTFALLLSLLPATATVVGLLALRQVPTSTDLGGVALIIAGVALHQSRPREQENACNTHELEHPA
- a CDS encoding aldo/keto reductase, which gives rise to MQYARIGTSGLKVSRIALGMMSYGTKRSRAWHLELDEAEPLVRRAVEAGVTFFDTADMYSDGASEEITGRLLGKLFPRRDDYVLASKVYYPMGSGPNDRGLSRKHILSSIDASLRRLGTDYVDLYQIHRWDYETPIEETMEALHDVVRAGKARYIGASSMYAWQFAKAQYTADARGWTRFVSMQNHYNLVYREEEREMLPFCIDQGVGALPWSPLARGLLAGARSRSGELKTVRAGNDPYANELYTEADFDVVEALSRVAAQRNVPPARIALAWLLGKRGVCAPIVGATKMHHVDDAIAAVELALTQDEIAQLEAPYRPHTVRGHS
- a CDS encoding flavodoxin family protein, whose protein sequence is MTEIRKGQAPPKLERAEFRRRFRAKFADPEFEAARSSIDTLEEIAWRAYRGSRKSPRTRVAGPGYADPTYELSVDWLEAKARIEAAAEKHRDPKSASRVLVICGASRNDGTCPSEVSKTWRLVKAVEAKIAAESDFEVDVLDLSLLASEYGRTIHPCKACVSTAMPLCHWPCSCYPNYGLGQVGDWMNEIYERWTRAHGVLLVTPVYWYQVPSGLKSMLDRLVCADGGNPDPTLTGGKDPKKAKAVELDGWDYPQHLAGRVFGVVVHGDVAGTENVRRALSDWLTWMGLVEAGKHATLDRYIGYYEPYATSHDALDRDTALMLEVENAAMTVAAAVRLLRAGKIERPGASLRRPRPK
- a CDS encoding isocitrate lyase/phosphoenolpyruvate mutase family protein; this translates as MIRPSMDEKAAKFSRMHDAGCFILPNAWDTPSALLACEAGFGAVATTSAGVALAHGFPDGERIGRTRMLEVAGSIARRLPVAVTADLEAGYGPEPEDVAASIRAAIDAGIVGCNIEDTDPRKGALFELGSAVARLRAGVRAARDAGLANFVLNARIDTFFVGTGSAEERVAEAIRRGNAYLEAGARCVFVPGPVDTDTIGALVKGIQGPLNVWGGVGDRLAPVESLRALGVRRVSLGAGPMLATYAFTKQLFTNAAANRDVTFDGAGSMFGELTKLTQKYDV